One genomic segment of Blattabacterium sp. (Blaberus giganteus) includes these proteins:
- the secD gene encoding protein translocase subunit SecD gives MHVRNFFTIFVTLILTTICLYYISYSIYSEKKSNKKTLNLGLDLKGGISMILDVSEKDLLRKLSENSQNYFFTKALEKADIKKKENPNIDYLSFFINFLNQEIKNKKLNINLSSPNLFGNKSNIENINSNSSDLEVEKFLKKKIESSIISIQNILRSRIDRFGIIQPNIQKIKNSNRILIELSDIKNIDRIKNILEKKAELHFFETYSFQEIISYFETINKFYNKKFHGKKSFIDFLNLTHIKSPNLVGLVHIKYKKIISDFLNSMVAKNSLPYHLHDVKFLWGYKKNLDNFLQLFAVKIHDEEVSHSLNGDMVTHAYKSFGPLNEIFINIKMNQEGTKKWKIFTEKNMGKSIAIVLDDLVYAAPVVNSVIPNGMSQIYGHFSTQESNDLINVLNTGELPTSVKIIQTDIMGPYLGKESIRRGIISFFIALLFIFIWMFFYYSIPGLYADVILFFNLIFIFGILISMNAVLTFPGIAGIILTLAMSMDTNIIIYEKIKENIRNNISILTSINNSYTLQGALSSIIDGQMTTLLCGVILFYFGIGPIRGFSTTLIIGILISMFTSIFLGRLFLEWHLKKYKKISFRNLNQMKNMQCDFLSKRKWVYMISCILIILSIFSFLFKGFNLGLDFVGGRSYVILFDRKMVPEKISEILSKTFTENGKPSFPRVGTFGDENQLKIVTKYKIFEENNQVDEVVLKKMFIALKAFFPINFDNFKNIKKDKSLGILSFEKVGPIVAKNMIHKAFISIIISLIGIFTYIFIRFNKWQFGLGAVISLIHDSIIVLGIFSFFHEKFPILEIDQTFIAALLTIIGYSINDTVIVYDKIRNISKKTSFMMKETINQGICSSLTRTINTSFITLLVISIIFLFGGKVIHSFMLALFIGISVGTYSSIFIAPSIVYDCYKKSVKK, from the coding sequence ATGCATGTAAGAAACTTTTTTACAATTTTTGTAACCTTAATATTGACCACAATTTGTTTATATTACATATCATATAGCATATATTCCGAAAAAAAAAGTAATAAAAAAACTTTAAATCTAGGATTAGATTTAAAAGGAGGGATCAGTATGATTTTAGATGTATCTGAAAAAGATTTATTAAGGAAACTTTCTGAAAATTCGCAAAATTATTTTTTTACAAAAGCATTAGAAAAAGCAGATATTAAAAAAAAAGAAAATCCAAATATAGATTATTTATCATTTTTCATCAATTTTTTAAATCAAGAAATTAAAAATAAAAAATTAAATATAAATCTATCTTCTCCAAATTTATTTGGAAATAAATCAAATATTGAAAATATTAATTCTAATAGTTCTGATTTAGAAGTAGAAAAATTTTTAAAAAAAAAAATAGAATCATCTATAATTTCTATTCAGAACATTTTAAGATCTAGAATAGATAGATTTGGAATTATACAGCCTAATATTCAAAAAATAAAAAATTCTAATCGAATTTTAATAGAATTATCTGACATAAAAAATATAGATAGAATAAAAAACATTTTAGAAAAAAAAGCGGAATTACATTTTTTTGAAACTTATAGTTTTCAAGAAATTATTTCATACTTTGAAACAATAAATAAATTTTATAATAAAAAATTTCACGGAAAAAAATCTTTTATAGATTTTTTGAATCTCACTCATATTAAATCTCCAAATTTAGTTGGATTAGTTCATATAAAATATAAAAAAATCATTTCTGATTTTTTAAACTCTATGGTAGCTAAAAATTCTTTACCATATCATTTACATGATGTAAAATTTTTGTGGGGATATAAAAAAAATTTAGATAATTTTTTGCAATTATTTGCTGTAAAAATACATGATGAAGAAGTATCTCATTCTTTGAATGGAGACATGGTAACTCATGCTTATAAATCTTTTGGTCCTTTAAATGAAATATTTATAAATATAAAAATGAATCAAGAAGGAACCAAAAAATGGAAAATATTCACAGAAAAAAATATGGGAAAAAGCATTGCAATAGTACTTGATGATTTAGTTTATGCTGCTCCCGTCGTAAATTCAGTCATTCCAAATGGAATGTCTCAAATATATGGACATTTTTCAACACAAGAATCTAATGATTTAATAAATGTATTAAATACAGGAGAATTGCCTACCTCTGTAAAAATTATTCAAACTGACATCATGGGACCTTATTTAGGAAAAGAATCTATTCGAAGGGGAATTATATCTTTTTTCATAGCCTTACTTTTTATATTTATTTGGATGTTTTTTTACTACTCAATTCCAGGATTATATGCTGATGTTATCTTATTTTTTAATCTCATATTTATTTTTGGTATTCTCATTTCTATGAATGCAGTGTTAACTTTTCCTGGGATTGCTGGAATTATACTCACATTAGCAATGTCCATGGATACTAATATTATTATTTATGAAAAAATTAAAGAAAATATTAGAAATAATATTTCCATATTAACATCTATTAATAATAGTTACACATTACAGGGAGCCTTATCTTCTATTATAGATGGACAAATGACAACTTTATTATGTGGAGTTATTTTATTTTATTTTGGAATAGGACCAATTCGAGGTTTTTCTACTACCTTAATTATTGGAATTCTTATATCTATGTTTACTTCTATTTTTTTAGGAAGATTATTTTTAGAATGGCATTTAAAAAAATATAAAAAAATTTCTTTTCGAAATTTGAATCAAATGAAAAACATGCAATGTGATTTTTTATCCAAAAGGAAATGGGTTTATATGATTTCTTGTATTCTTATAATTCTTAGTATATTTTCTTTTTTATTCAAAGGATTCAATCTGGGATTAGACTTTGTTGGAGGCCGTTCTTATGTAATTCTTTTTGATCGTAAAATGGTTCCTGAAAAAATTTCAGAAATTTTATCAAAAACATTTACAGAAAACGGAAAACCTTCCTTTCCTAGAGTAGGAACATTCGGAGATGAAAATCAACTCAAAATAGTAACCAAATACAAAATTTTTGAAGAAAACAATCAAGTAGATGAAGTTGTTTTAAAAAAAATGTTTATAGCTTTAAAAGCTTTTTTTCCTATAAATTTTGATAACTTTAAAAATATAAAAAAAGATAAGTCATTAGGCATTTTATCTTTTGAAAAAGTTGGCCCTATAGTAGCTAAAAATATGATTCATAAAGCTTTTATTTCTATTATAATTTCTTTAATAGGAATTTTTACATACATCTTTATAAGATTCAATAAATGGCAATTTGGATTAGGTGCAGTAATTTCTTTAATACATGATTCAATTATTGTACTTGGAATATTTTCTTTTTTTCACGAAAAATTCCCTATTCTAGAAATAGATCAAACTTTTATAGCTGCTTTATTAACGATAATAGGTTATTCTATAAATGATACCGTAATTGTATATGATAAAATTAGAAATATTTCAAAAAAAACATCATTCATGATGAAAGAAACCATAAATCAAGGAATCTGTAGTTCTCTTACCAGAACCATAAATACTTCTTTTATCACTTTATTAGTAATTTCTATTATTTTCTTATTTGGAGGAAAAGTTATTCATAGTTTTATGTTAGCTTTATTTATTGGAATTAGTGTTGGAACTTATTCCTCTATATTCATAGCTCCATCCATAGTATATGATTGTTATAAAAAAAGTGTAAAAAAATGA
- a CDS encoding OmpH family outer membrane protein: protein MKKNTIFYFLLFLFLFFGYSYSKNKECRDKIVCINSMALIEKMPEFSTAQKELDRISRVHENILDKLAKEFHKKAEKFQKNKNPILKKELEILQARAHAYQKAAADDLTKNQNKLLNPIYKKIEKAIHKVIDKDKDIIRVDDCSPGKGVLVNKGEDITEEVKKELGVK, encoded by the coding sequence ATGAAAAAAAACACAATTTTTTATTTTTTATTATTTCTATTTTTATTTTTTGGATATTCATATTCTAAGAATAAAGAATGTCGTGATAAAATAGTTTGTATTAATAGCATGGCTTTGATAGAGAAAATGCCAGAATTTTCTACTGCTCAAAAAGAATTAGATAGAATTAGTAGAGTTCATGAAAATATATTAGACAAATTAGCAAAAGAATTCCATAAGAAAGCAGAAAAATTTCAAAAAAATAAAAATCCAATTCTTAAAAAAGAACTAGAAATTTTACAAGCAAGAGCTCATGCTTACCAAAAAGCAGCTGCAGATGATTTGACTAAAAATCAAAATAAACTATTAAATCCTATATATAAGAAAATAGAGAAGGCTATTCATAAAGTAATAGATAAAGACAAAGATATTATAAGAGTTGATGATTGTAGTCCTGGAAAAGGAGTATTAGTGAATAAAGGAGAAGACATAACTGAAGAGGTTAAAAAAGAATTGGGAGTCAAATAG
- a CDS encoding SurA N-terminal domain-containing protein: MSFLEKIRKNTWIIFFLISIFLIFFILDPNIILKFFTENSTIVGKVNGDPIFLKEYLDCFQFLKRFRENEPDYFLKNDAWKLLVHEKVLNQQARKLGIQSTEKDFWKAIEKQSIYSKIIDFQDEKGKMDMKKFRLYLRNLEKLPLNFNPKIEVEKNIWSYEKNSLPKRIIAKKYVEMLMYGLNTSFLEAKLNYRDKNSFSVIDYVFIPYSEIEEKYKKIKSHDIYDYIKKNKFLYKKENLRNLSFVIFRSHPSLYDEKNMDSEIEKLFKKFKLSNHNFAIVSNQSEKPFDSNFYLKKNLPVVLQHFLNKKNKVGSMFGPIKDNNIYIMAKLTGKKMVYNTVLSSNILISHKDSIRFSNNRTKKKAKKIAKTIYDIVIKNPNKFNLLVSKKSDDVTNAKKNKGSLGWIKYEEQNEAFKGSFDFFSSKNKKGTIGLTETKFGYHIIRIDEVKDLKPTYQFAIIIKTLIPSKKTEDILYQKVVQFLKENKNSSLNTFINNARKKRYETIFLKEIKNYQWNIDDLNTELDKEIINWSYEKNRKEGDINIFYTSNKDYIIVFLSKIQKKGFPIEKIKNHIIPFLMNKKIDHYLYNITKNKYKNLEEIAFHFSKKINKSCKINFYQSIIENHKEPKVVGYVFSSKLYETSKPILGDKGIFFVRPLKRFNTYKKLSYFSSETESLNTDLRKNILEKIGNMLIEKSDIKDYRKNM, from the coding sequence ATGAGTTTTTTAGAAAAAATAAGAAAAAATACATGGATAATTTTCTTTCTCATAAGCATTTTCTTGATATTCTTTATATTAGATCCTAATATTATTCTGAAATTTTTTACTGAAAATTCCACTATTGTTGGAAAAGTAAATGGAGATCCCATTTTTTTAAAAGAATATCTTGATTGTTTTCAATTTTTGAAACGATTTCGTGAAAATGAGCCTGATTATTTTTTAAAAAATGATGCTTGGAAATTATTAGTTCATGAAAAAGTATTGAATCAACAAGCTAGAAAATTAGGAATACAAAGTACAGAAAAAGATTTTTGGAAAGCAATAGAAAAGCAATCTATATATAGTAAAATAATTGATTTTCAAGATGAAAAAGGAAAAATGGATATGAAAAAATTTAGATTGTATTTAAGAAATTTAGAAAAATTACCTCTGAATTTTAATCCTAAAATAGAAGTAGAAAAAAATATTTGGTCTTATGAAAAAAATAGTCTTCCAAAAAGAATAATTGCAAAAAAATATGTAGAAATGTTGATGTATGGACTAAATACATCTTTTTTAGAAGCTAAATTAAATTATAGAGATAAAAATTCATTTTCTGTCATTGATTATGTATTTATTCCTTATTCAGAAATAGAAGAAAAATATAAAAAAATAAAAAGTCATGATATTTATGATTATATTAAAAAAAATAAATTTCTTTATAAAAAAGAAAATTTGAGAAATCTTAGCTTTGTAATTTTTCGTTCTCATCCATCATTATATGATGAAAAAAACATGGATTCTGAAATAGAAAAATTATTTAAAAAATTTAAACTTTCCAATCATAATTTTGCAATTGTTTCTAATCAATCTGAAAAACCTTTTGATTCAAATTTTTATTTAAAAAAAAATCTCCCTGTTGTTTTACAACATTTTTTGAATAAAAAAAATAAAGTTGGAAGTATGTTTGGTCCGATTAAAGACAATAATATTTATATTATGGCAAAACTAACTGGAAAAAAAATGGTATATAACACTGTTTTATCTAGTAATATATTGATTTCTCATAAAGATTCCATACGTTTTTCTAATAATAGAACTAAAAAAAAAGCTAAAAAAATAGCTAAAACAATATATGATATTGTAATAAAAAATCCTAATAAATTTAATTTATTAGTATCGAAAAAATCTGATGATGTCACTAATGCAAAAAAAAATAAAGGAAGTTTAGGATGGATTAAATATGAAGAACAAAATGAAGCATTTAAGGGATCATTTGATTTTTTTTCTTCAAAAAACAAAAAAGGAACAATAGGTTTGACGGAAACTAAATTTGGATACCATATTATTAGAATTGACGAAGTTAAAGATCTCAAACCTACTTATCAATTTGCCATAATAATAAAAACACTGATTCCATCAAAAAAAACAGAAGATATTCTTTATCAGAAAGTTGTTCAATTTTTGAAAGAGAATAAAAACTCAAGTCTTAATACATTTATTAATAATGCAAGAAAAAAAAGGTATGAAACCATTTTTTTGAAAGAAATAAAAAACTATCAATGGAATATTGATGATTTAAATACAGAATTGGACAAAGAAATTATAAATTGGTCTTACGAAAAAAATAGAAAAGAAGGAGATATAAATATTTTTTATACTTCAAATAAAGATTATATTATAGTTTTTTTATCTAAAATTCAAAAAAAAGGATTTCCTATTGAAAAAATAAAAAATCATATCATCCCTTTTCTAATGAATAAAAAAATAGATCATTATTTATATAATATAACAAAAAATAAGTATAAAAATTTAGAAGAAATAGCTTTTCATTTTTCTAAAAAAATAAATAAATCTTGCAAAATTAATTTTTATCAATCTATAATTGAAAATCATAAAGAACCTAAAGTAGTAGGATATGTTTTTTCTTCAAAATTATATGAAACTTCTAAACCAATTTTGGGAGATAAGGGTATTTTTTTTGTAAGACCATTAAAACGTTTTAATACATATAAAAAGCTTTCTTATTTTTCTTCAGAAACAGAATCTTTGAATACTGACTTAAGAAAAAATATTTTAGAAAAAATAGGAAATATGTTAATTGAGAAATCTGATATTAAAGATTATAGAAAAAATATGTAA
- a CDS encoding hemolysin family protein, translating to MIFYTSIVFITILVSAFFSGMEMAFISSSLFKIELEKEKKKGSFHSKLLSKSISNSKKFITTMLIGNTISLVIYGIYMGKLFLSVFPKEFLDNSLWIILLETVFSATIILIIGEFIPKIIFSVYSNELLSLFIIPVYIIYTIFYPITNSIIWISNVFLKILGEQENDKKKFFDKEDLIYFLSENIDRNVKGKEFIESEIEIFHKALDFSEKKARECMVPRKEIVSSDFSSIDNVRNIFTESGLSKIVIFKKNIDNIIGYIHYLELLKKPKNIESIIRSVELVYVTTPVREIMDLLIKKKRSIAIVLDEYGGTAGMITIEDLLEEFLGDIRDEHDENSLLDYKLNDHEFLFSARLEIDFINAKYNLCLPKSDKYETLGGLIVTYTGDIPKNGDQIVINNNFYIEIKKVSKNKIEEVFLKKKF from the coding sequence ATGATTTTTTATACTAGTATAGTTTTTATCACTATACTTGTGTCTGCTTTTTTTTCTGGAATGGAGATGGCTTTTATTTCTTCTAGTTTGTTTAAAATAGAATTAGAAAAAGAAAAAAAAAAGGGATCTTTTCATTCTAAACTACTTTCAAAAAGTATTAGTAATTCTAAAAAATTTATCACAACAATGCTAATTGGTAACACCATTTCTTTAGTTATATATGGTATTTATATGGGAAAATTATTTTTGTCTGTTTTTCCAAAAGAATTTTTAGATAATTCTTTATGGATAATTTTGTTAGAAACAGTTTTTTCTGCTACTATTATTTTAATTATTGGAGAATTTATACCAAAAATAATATTCAGTGTATATTCAAATGAATTATTGAGTTTATTCATTATTCCTGTATATATAATATATACAATATTTTATCCTATTACGAACTCTATTATTTGGATTTCTAATGTTTTTTTAAAAATTTTAGGAGAACAAGAAAATGATAAAAAAAAATTTTTTGATAAAGAAGATTTAATTTACTTTTTATCAGAAAATATAGATAGAAATGTAAAAGGAAAAGAATTTATAGAATCTGAAATTGAAATTTTTCATAAAGCTTTGGATTTTTCTGAAAAAAAAGCACGGGAATGTATGGTTCCTAGAAAGGAAATAGTTTCTTCTGACTTTTCTTCTATAGATAATGTTAGAAATATTTTTACTGAAAGTGGATTATCTAAAATAGTAATTTTTAAAAAAAATATAGATAACATTATAGGTTATATTCATTATTTAGAATTATTGAAAAAACCAAAAAATATTGAGTCTATAATTAGATCAGTAGAATTAGTTTATGTTACAACACCTGTTAGAGAAATCATGGATCTTTTAATTAAAAAAAAAAGAAGTATTGCTATAGTTTTGGATGAGTATGGTGGAACAGCAGGAATGATTACTATAGAAGATCTTTTAGAAGAATTTCTTGGAGATATAAGGGATGAACATGATGAAAATTCATTACTGGATTATAAATTAAATGATCATGAATTTTTATTTTCTGCACGTTTAGAAATTGATTTTATTAATGCTAAATATAATTTATGTCTTCCTAAATCTGATAAATATGAAACTTTGGGAGGTTTGATAGTTACTTATACAGGGGATATTCCAAAAAATGGAGATCAAATTGTTATCAATAACAATTTTTATATTGAAATTAAAAAAGTATCCAAAAATAAAATAGAAGAAGTCTTTCTTAAAAAGAAATTTTAA
- a CDS encoding twin-arginine translocase TatA/TatE family subunit — protein MKNFLFISIEESFFIIIIAILVFGPKKIPDIARGLGEGIRYLKNAKTKIKNEIIKNNIDQPVKKKEISDYEKKKGNKHMPPYSIKRNN, from the coding sequence ATGAAAAATTTTTTATTTATTAGTATAGAAGAAAGTTTTTTTATCATTATTATAGCTATACTTGTTTTTGGGCCTAAAAAAATACCAGATATAGCTCGTGGATTAGGAGAAGGAATCCGATATTTAAAAAACGCTAAAACAAAAATTAAAAATGAAATTATTAAAAATAATATTGATCAACCTGTGAAAAAAAAAGAAATTTCTGATTATGAAAAAAAAAAAGGAAACAAACATATGCCTCCTTATTCTATAAAACGAAATAATTAA
- a CDS encoding ABC transporter ATP-binding protein, with protein MNALEKILAYSKPYKYHYIINILCNFLYSLFSVISIISISPILSILFEYSEYKNKTTFFFNVSFDFIIKYFHDYIKTLSDKYGKINTLAIFCIFIILLFFIRNIFRYLSEYFLIGIKTSIVRNIRNDFHKKILSLPIIFFSNKRNGDLMSRLSNDVNEIEVSIVSSLANLISSPIMVTFHLLTLFFMNYKLTLFAFLLLPLMGIFLSIIGNNLKKDARGAQNQLGKLFSVIEETLNSTKIINIFNAENQMQKRFEQVSEYQKVLSSRVNRKKELASPISELLGSITMILIIWYGGKLFLEKKGMGPEILFPFIGLFFQIINPAKSLVNSISNIQKGKAAAERIVEILNTKCVSNDKIKYKSIFHFENEILFRNVSFIHNQLILIQNLSFSLKKGETVVLVGRSGSGKSTIANLVANFYDATYGEITVDGTNIKDLKIKDYRKLLGIVTQEPVLFNDSVFNNIVLGSEKKMSKHSVIEAAKIANAHSFIKKLPKGYDTIIGYNGNKLSLGQKQSISIARAVFKDPPIMILDEATSFLDTESEITVQKALNEMMKNRTYLIITHKLSSFIIQKADHIIVLEKGKIIEQGKHNSLISKKGTYSKLMAL; from the coding sequence ATGAATGCACTTGAAAAAATTTTAGCTTATTCAAAGCCCTACAAATATCATTATATTATTAATATATTATGTAATTTTTTATATTCTTTATTTTCAGTTATATCCATAATATCTATTTCACCTATATTGAGTATTTTATTTGAATATTCTGAATACAAAAATAAAACAACATTTTTTTTTAATGTATCTTTTGATTTTATCATCAAATATTTTCATGATTATATAAAAACATTATCAGATAAATATGGAAAAATAAACACTTTAGCTATATTTTGTATTTTCATTATTTTACTTTTTTTCATTCGAAATATTTTTCGATATTTGTCAGAATATTTCCTAATAGGAATAAAAACTTCTATAGTTCGAAATATTCGAAACGATTTTCACAAAAAAATACTTTCTTTACCCATAATTTTTTTTTCAAATAAGAGAAATGGAGATTTAATGTCTAGATTATCTAATGATGTTAATGAAATTGAAGTTTCTATTGTTAGTTCTTTAGCTAATTTGATCAGTTCTCCTATAATGGTTACTTTCCATTTACTGACCTTATTTTTTATGAATTATAAATTAACTCTATTTGCTTTTTTATTGCTTCCTTTAATGGGAATATTTTTATCTATTATAGGAAATAATTTGAAAAAAGATGCAAGAGGAGCTCAAAATCAATTAGGAAAATTATTTTCTGTTATAGAAGAAACTTTAAATTCTACTAAAATTATAAATATTTTTAATGCTGAAAATCAAATGCAAAAACGTTTTGAACAAGTATCTGAATATCAAAAAGTACTTTCATCTCGTGTTAACAGAAAAAAAGAATTAGCTTCTCCTATAAGCGAATTGTTAGGTTCTATTACTATGATTTTAATTATTTGGTATGGTGGAAAACTTTTTTTGGAAAAAAAAGGAATGGGCCCAGAAATACTTTTTCCTTTTATAGGACTATTTTTCCAAATTATTAATCCAGCGAAAAGTTTAGTTAATTCTATATCTAATATTCAAAAAGGAAAAGCCGCGGCAGAACGAATTGTAGAAATATTGAATACTAAATGTGTATCAAATGATAAAATTAAATATAAATCTATTTTTCATTTTGAAAATGAAATTTTATTTCGCAATGTATCATTTATTCATAATCAATTGATATTGATACAAAATTTAAGTTTTTCTTTAAAGAAAGGGGAAACTGTAGTTTTAGTCGGAAGATCAGGTAGTGGAAAATCTACTATTGCTAATTTGGTTGCTAATTTTTATGATGCAACATATGGAGAAATTACTGTAGATGGAACTAATATTAAAGATTTAAAAATTAAAGATTATAGAAAATTATTAGGAATAGTAACTCAAGAACCAGTTCTTTTTAATGATTCTGTTTTTAATAATATAGTATTAGGATCAGAAAAAAAAATGTCGAAACATTCTGTAATAGAAGCTGCTAAAATTGCTAATGCACATAGTTTTATAAAAAAACTCCCAAAAGGATATGATACAATTATAGGATATAACGGCAATAAATTATCCTTAGGACAAAAACAAAGTATAAGCATAGCTAGAGCTGTATTTAAAGATCCTCCAATTATGATTTTAGATGAAGCAACTTCATTTTTAGATACAGAGTCTGAAATTACAGTTCAAAAAGCTTTAAATGAAATGATGAAAAATAGAACATATCTTATAATAACACATAAACTATCTTCTTTTATTATACAAAAAGCAGATCATATTATAGTATTAGAAAAAGGAAAAATTATAGAACAAGGAAAACATAATTCTCTAATTTCAAAAAAAGGGACTTATAGTAAGTTAATGGCTCTATAA